Below is a window of Hydrogenimonas sp. DNA.
TCTCTTTTTTCGATTATAATATCCCAAACCAGTTTCAAAAAGGATGCGCATGAAAATAACACTACTTCACCATACACCCCTCGAAGTCTGTGCACATGCCATCCGTACCTGCTGGCAGAGTTTCGACAAGAGCGATTCCGGCGGGGAGAGAGACAGGGAGCTTATAGACCGTGTAGGAAACAAGTTCAAACATGCAAGCACCCTCGAACATCTTGTATACACTTTCTACATACAGGGGATCAGCCGGGCCGTGTTGCAGGAGCTGGCGCGTCACCGTATGGCTTCGCTCAGTGTAAAGAGTACGAGATACACTCTCAAAGAGCTGAAAGAGGAGATACCTTTCACCCCTGCAGATATCGGACGGGCCGAAAAGTACATCGTCATGACCGATAACGCTCTTGTAAACGAGATGAGCATAAAAGCGCTGGAGAACCTGCGGCAGCTGCTTGCAGCCGGAATCTCCAACGACAAAGCGAAATATGCGCTGCCGGAGTGTTACAGAACCGAGCTTACATGGACGATAAATGCCAGAAGCCTCCAGAATTTCCTTGAACTCAGAAGCGACAAGGCGGCTCTCTGGGAGATACGCGACCTGGCCTACGCAGTTTACGAAACGCTTCCAGAAGAGCACAGATACCTTTTCCACGTCAAAAGCTGAAACAAAGGCGGCCAGCAAACGGCGACCGATGTCTCATAGAGTAGAATCCGTCCAAATTGCGATTTTACGTAGTGTCAGATCTTCACTCTCTGGGCGTGTGTGATAGCTACGGCCATCGCATCCGTAATATCCAGAGGTTTGATCTCCCTGTCTATCCTCAGAATACGTTTTACCATGAAAGCGACCTGCTCTTTGGCCGCTTTTCCGTTTCCGGTGAGGGCTCTTTTAACCTGAAGAGGGGTATACTCCGAAAAGTTCCCGATCTCCTGCAGTATCTTCAGGCTCAAAGCCCCCCTGAACTGTGCAAGTTTTAGTACCGTTTTGGGGTTGTAGGCGTAGAAGATATCCTCTATCGCCACCTCATCTACAGTGTTGCCTTTCAAGATCAGATCCAGCCCTTCGACAAGTTCCACTATCTGGTGCTGCAGTATCTTCTGTTTTAT
It encodes the following:
- a CDS encoding thymidylate synthase thyX; translated protein: MKITLLHHTPLEVCAHAIRTCWQSFDKSDSGGERDRELIDRVGNKFKHASTLEHLVYTFYIQGISRAVLQELARHRMASLSVKSTRYTLKELKEEIPFTPADIGRAEKYIVMTDNALVNEMSIKALENLRQLLAAGISNDKAKYALPECYRTELTWTINARSLQNFLELRSDKAALWEIRDLAYAVYETLPEEHRYLFHVKS
- a CDS encoding crossover junction endodeoxyribonuclease RuvC, which codes for MNILGIDPGSRNCGYAILKKEGRSIVLVEAGLIKIKQKILQHQIVELVEGLDLILKGNTVDEVAIEDIFYAYNPKTVLKLAQFRGALSLKILQEIGNFSEYTPLQVKRALTGNGKAAKEQVAFMVKRILRIDREIKPLDITDAMAVAITHAQRVKI